DNA sequence from the Mangifera indica cultivar Alphonso chromosome 18, CATAS_Mindica_2.1, whole genome shotgun sequence genome:
GTGGGCAAAGATACGAGTTGCCCACTTTTGTAGTTAATTGCCTATGGGAAGATTTTTGATGGATAAGAAAGAAGAAACTACCTTTTAACATTATCTTTGCATAGAAGGAAAGTAATTTAGACGTCATAGATtgtagggatgacaatgggCGGTGAGCCTCATCTATTCCCTAAATAATTTAAGTGGGATAGGGATGGGGAAATCCCTAAATGGAGAGTGCGTTCCACATACTCATTCTATTTTCCAATTTATttagttataatatataaatataattacattaaagaATAACTACAAATGAAGAGAGTTAGACATGAGGTGGTTTTTCTACACGATTTGCCATTGTTCGAAGCTTAAATTTGCAGTTATGGCATTAATGACCTTAACAGAATGCTATTATAGCGTATATACCGAAATTACCAAAGAAGTGTATGAGAAAAAGACAAAAGTTTGCTAGATTTTATTAATGTCTCCTCGTCTATCTTTGAATAAAAACTATCTATttctaattatttgtttttgatttCTCCTCTTAATAACCATTTCTCTTTATTGGATTCTAAGAAAGGGTCACAACATTAGCAATTacttctaaatttaaatttaaataataactttgcaaacaattatatttagaaaataagataagaatgatgtatttataaaacttagagttgttattgttttttattatatataaatgatacaGAAGTAATGTCAACCAGTGGATTATGTCCTTTCGATGAGAAATGTTTATATGTAGACTAAGGTGTGAGGTGTCACTTTTGTAGACTTTCATTTAACATTATCTTTACATGGAAGGAAAGTAATTTAGAAGCTATATATTTTTGTAGGGATGACAACAGGCACAGAGTCTGACCTATACCCCATACTATTTAAGTGGGATAGGGATGGGGAAATCCCAAAATGGAGAATACATTCCAAGACTTgttcaattttctaatttatttaattacaatatattaatataactatattaaaaataaataacatcatAATGAATACGGTATTGCtatattcaattaatatttggccaaaggacttattctcattcAAGGTTTTATTGTAAATCCAAACTATTATcggttaaatattaaaaacttaaattctcactcatgagtagttaaaattaatataataagttgGTTTCAGGGTTAAGTCGTCATTTagctagtaatatattaaaaataataaaatattacctattTCCTTCTAGTTTagaataacaatttttcctttagAGTTAAACTTTGACAAATCTTATTTTCCCTCTACTAGGTTTCCATTTTCAAGCGATTTTTCTCTGGCTCTCACTCCCTCCAACaaccttcttttctttttctccttctccAAAGTCTTTGTCTTTGATGAAAACAGATTGTCTTTGTcaaagagtaatattttatattattttaactacccataaataagagtttggatttttaatacttaatagaTACCAATTTGAGTatgcaacaaaccttgggtgggaatatgtctattagccttaatattttaaataaaaataatataaaatattctatGCCCTATCTATTTCAAGATGGAGCATTCATTTGCGTTTCAAACCTGTCCGTCCTTTGTCATATATGATCGTCATGGGCTTCAACTTCTTTTCTAAACATTATCaccataatttataatttaaaattgcagtcaaataactatttttcacccgaaatttgatgaaactataattttttatcctttaaatttgaataatttatttgtctatCCGTCATCtacttttcttaattaatacCATTTGATTTGCTTATGTCTTTATTCAATTtcttagtaattttataataaatttgggGTTAAAAACTAGAGTTTTAATTCCCAATTTGAAGTTGAAGACTAaagcaaatttgaatattttttttcttattgctGTTattaagaagatgaaaagattgtGACCAATCAACAATCTGAATTCTGATATTCCTATCGAAATAGGTTATTTCAATGTCAGAATAAGTGTGTTGATAGCTTTGACTTTATTCTTGCTCAGTTGGTATCCAAATAGAATCAAAGTTCTTCAATATAGCTTAATTCTATTGTGGCCCCATGAAACCAAGGAAGtctagttattttttttttttgccatttgGTCTGAAAAAAGAATGTCATGTTTCACTCACTATTTTTAAAACCAGACCGGATCAATTGATTGAATCGAGAACTAGCTTCAAGTATGATCAGGTTAACAttaaaatgttgtttaattattgaaaattttaattattttttaataatttgattttttttttttttagattagatgaatttttaaagatttgtaaaaaaaataagttcaaaaattttaaaaaagaaaaaagtatctCATGTTCATTGAATTATCTTTTATAGGCAAGAACttacaaaattatgttttttttttttaatcatgagattgaaatatttttttattttaattatttaattaaaatcaaatgaataattgttatcCCTTAAAAAAGATATGTTCCAATCTCTATAAGTGTGAGTATcctgattgattttattttttttacaaatttttaagtaaaagttattcattataatttgataattagttGAACTAGTTGGTTTTCGGTCAAACTATGAATTAGTAAGACAATTGATTTGATCATCAAtgtggttttaaaaacattggtttCACTAGCTTCTTATGCTGAaatgtattgaattttttagtaTTGTAATAGATTTCCTATTACAGTGACATTTTAGTGAATGAAAACCTCTTTTGTTTTGGTAAATAAGGGGTTATTTCAATGTCACCGAGGCTAGAATAGCCCCATCCTTTCCAATTCTACATCAGCAACATCATGGTGGGTTACCTATTTGTGCATGTAATTCCTAAAACTTATTGTTCCGAAGtttaaaagaaggaaaatgaaCCACTAACAACTTAATTGCACCACTATATTTTTAGGGAATTTCGATATGGTGAGATTGAGAAAgtggaggaagagaaagagagtaaTCATGAATAAGAGAAAAAGGAACAGGGTTAGGAAAACGAAGAGTGTCTGGATGAGAGATAATGATggggaggaggaggaggaggaggaaggAGCAAGAATGTGGTTGTTGGGAAGCCTATGcattcataagaaaaaaaaaaaagaaaattgcattgattaaatttttaaatagttttttgaatattttaaagcTTCCACATGTTAGTattgaattggttaaaattttaaacattatttaaataacatcatttattaACAAAGGTagataatttataaacaaataaaattttgagtgtttaattatatgtttaaaattatcggattatttgataatatattattaaaatctttaatttagtaatacacatagttttatttacaaccgaaggactatttcctatccaaagtatttttttatcttaagttctcatcatttaattttgaaaatctcatttatctatttatgagtagttaaagttaataaaactttaaccccttaaaattttatttccttttccctctttaaactctaaaaactaaccatgTCTCCCATAAGCCAAGTTTTAAACAATGACATttctccccctagggtttagttttcaaacttcgaTGGCATCTCCAACGCTTCTTCGATGACATCTCATTTCTCTTCCTTTAGTGGTCGCTCCCTCACCATTTCCCCCTCCGACCGACAATCCTAAACATAGTAGGAGACAATATTTCGTCAGGAAAGACGATACATCATCTCCCCAACAAAGACAAGATCTTTCATCTTCTCGAGAAGACGAGCAACTTTGTCTTTTCGATAAAGCTAGGAGTTATTCTCAACATCAATCAACACTTTCCAAGCTTCTAAATGAGAGAAGCTTGGCCGTCGGAGGGAGATGAGACATCGAGAGATATTCGTCACTGGCAATAATGTCGAAGATTTGGAAACCAAACCTTACggggggaaaatgtcattttttaaaacttgagttaggggacaattttagtttttaaagtttaaagggaaaaaacaaattaaattttagtttatttttaatattataaataaaataacgattttacctctaaaattgttaattttaactaatgagtgggtgtttaagattttcaaaattaaaaaataaaaacttatgaTAAAAGCATATTTTGgaggggaataagtcctttgaccttttatttattgttaaaaacaaaaaaattaaaataaaaaatattatatatttttttatttatttattatgattatgcaGGAGAAGTTAAAAGGGTCAAGTAAGAAGATAGTTTcaaaagattaagaaaattggatagttaatggaataaaataaaatatatatttatatttaattaattttaaaactttaaaaaagtgtGGGACAGATGGCAAATGCCAATTGGTATTAAATATTTCAgaaaggccaaagcactatttcccgcctaaggtatgctgcattcgcaagtcccccctttaactttgataattttaaatactcactcatgagtagttaaaattacgACAATaggagtaaaatcatcattttctctataatattaaaattaaactaaaatataatcttttgttgtccccctaaatttaaaaaaccaaaagtttCTCCCAacgtaagttttaaaaaatgacaatttcaccataaggtttcgttttgaaatctctgacatCATCTCCGACTTCATTGTCGGCGACCTCTCCCTTCCAAAGCATCATTTCCCTCTGACGgtctctctcctcccatttggattTCAATCAGCGTCATAGGAGCGAcgaaagatgaagagcttcatcggggaagacgaaactcttcatcttccaGGGCGAAGACGAAGCtatcatcttcatctgggaagacggtcatcttcccagaggtcttcttctgggaagacgatggTCTTCCCATATGAAGATGATAGCTTCGTCTTCGTTTGGAAGGACGAAGAGCTTTGTCTTCCATCGCTCCTCTGACACCGATTAAgcatccaaatgggagaaaagaggcCGCCAGAGGAAGAtgatgctttgggagggagagaccatcaACAATGGAGCCAAAGATGatgctggagatttcaaaacaaaaccctagggtaaaattgtcattttttaaaatttaggttagtaaaaacttttagtttttaaagtttaaagggaaaaaagagataaaatttcaaagggttaagattatattaattttaaatacttatagataggtatttgagattatcaaaattaaatgagAGAAATTTGAACacgcagcataccttgggtgggatagtcctttggcctttcagaAATAACAAAGTTCAATCCCAAGTTGACGTGTgatagaaattataaattattgtcaaaCCAATTAGGGACACCTCATCTTCAAATGACACGTGAATAAAGTCAATGGTCACGTGGAAAAAGGAATTTACAACAgacatttttgaaaaaaaaaaaatttctcaggGGAGATGGCACCGAGGATAAGGTCaaattctctatttttttattcttattgcAGAGGTGATAAggacttttgtttttctttatctgcagaaaaaaattctctacattttatgaatataaattaatatattaaaaaaaaattaattaaaattaaaactaatttataatttaaatatcataaattacatataaaaatcattttaatataaataaaattaatgaaatataaataatttaaaattatgaaaatatattaatattttaaataaaaatattaatataaaaaataaagaataggTAGGAGATAAGATGAGATGGGGAGAGGATCTAACGGGGAGGAACAAGGGCACATATATGCTATTCTTGATTGTGAGAATACtttttgtcttcattttcatcgtCTTCTCTATTTCTAACAGAGATTTTTCTCTCTGTTAAGTTAAAAATcgtaaatttaaattgaaattattatctCTACTTCTAAAAATGGTATTCAAGAAAGttcatattaaatatctttcaataaaaaaaattcaaaacataagAGTagatatttttgataatattttaaaattaaattattgacttATTAATTACAGAGCCGGTCATTACATATGAAATTTCACTTGATATGAAACTTCACTACTTGGTATGGCGCATTCCGGTTTCTTTAAAAAAGTACACATTATTCCGGAGATGACATGGGAAGGAGTTGAAATTCCTAGCAAATTTTCCAAGTTTACAGAGATAACTGATAGCATGGATGCctaaatttttcttgttattccttttgtaataaaaaaaattacaatttcaagCATCAGCGACCGCCGGAAAGTAGCGATTCTGCAACGGAAGAGGATCCTGTAAGGCCCATAGACGATGGATATGACATTGCAAAATCAGCAAAACCTTCACGATAAGTAAATGTCAGTCCATTGGCTGAAATTCCAAGAGATGATAGCTCTGGCAAAGGGGCATCCTTCTCTAAGTACTGCACAACTTGTCTCATGCTCGGCCTTGACGTTGGCTCTGAATGAGAGCACAACAACCCCAGCTTCAACACCATCTCCACTTCGTCTTCTACATAATCTGAACCCAGATTTGGATCCCTTGCCTCAAGAATCTCACCTTTGCACCAGAAACCCAATACCCAGTCAACcaatatttcatcatccccTGGTTCTGCTCGCGGCTCTATTGGCCTTCTGCCACAGGCAACTTCAAGCAAAAAAGCACCGAAGGAAAACACATCTGTGCTTTTTGTTGCCTTGCCTGTTCGTGTGTGCTCAGGGGCAAGATACCCTAGAGTGCCAGCTACACGGGTTGTTCGAGGATCAGTGCCGTGGTCATAGAGCCTTGCAAGGCCAAAATCTCCCAATCTGCCGTTCAATTCACCGTCAAGCAACACATTACTGGCCTTGACATCTCTGTGAATCACAACTTGTTCCCATTCTTCATGTAGATAAAACAAGCCCAAAGCAACGCCTTTGATGACTCGAAATCTTTGTCTCCAATTAAGGGTCACTTCTGGCTGGTCATAGAGGTACTTGTCAAGGCTTCCATTAGGCATGTAATCGTACACAAGAAGAAGTTCTCCTTTACGCCGGCAATAGCCCAAGAGTTGTACTAAATTCCGGTGACGGAGGCGGCCAATGCTTATGATTTCTGCTATAAATTCTCTCATCCCCTGCCTTGATTCATGGGAGATTCTCTTCACAGCAATTTCAAGTTTAGAGCTGCGTAACACACCTCTGTAGACCCTGCCGAAGCCACCGCTGCCTAATAGCTCTTTATCTTTGAACCCTTTAGTTGCAATGTAAAGATCTCTGTATTTGAATCTCTGAGGCCCATACTCAAGCTCCCACTCTTCAAGCACTTCAGCGaactttcttttccttcttatcACATAAACAATACCTGAGACAGCAGCTACAATCAAGCTTGATAAAATTACAGGGAGCCCAATTGTCAAAAACTTTGATCTCCGCTTAGGACCAATTCGGGGAAGCTTAGGGAGCTGAGAGAGAGCAAGAGCCTCCGCTTGGCCGTTCATCTTAAAACTCCAACCCAAAATATAATGATTTGTTAACACCGAACCAGTGGATGACGAGAAGCCAACATACATGGCGTTGTTAAGAATAGGCGAAAGATCATAACTTAAAGACAAAAGTGGAGTACTGGGCTTACCACTGTTAAATGGAGCTAAAGTAACGTCAATTTGCTTTTGATCACCATTATATTCCACCCAAACTTGCATTGGTTGACCACTGATAAGAGTCAAGTTTTTAAATTGACCACTGCGATCTTCATAATAACCTGCTGCTGATGAATTCGcagacttgagcccatttatatCGATCCCCACATGGTTGTCATTGATATCGAAAAACTCACTACTCTGGATGGTGTCGAGTTCAACGGCGAAAACATGATTGCTGGCATTTCCAGTGTTTGTCTCGTTGAAAAGGCCGAGGAACTGACTGGGCCGAGCCCCCGGGAGCCCCCTGGTCGGCGCAATCACAAAGGCGATACCGTGGCCGTTAAGAGTCGGATACTCTCCTGATATGATGCCGAAAACGAAGGTAGTAGAGAAAGAAAAGGCAGCGGCGTTTGTTGAAGATTGCTTGAAGGTTATTGGGTTGGGATAAAAAGCATGGCCGCTTTGCTGTTTGGTGTCGTTGGTAAGTCGCAGGAGTCCATTGGAAGTGAACTCAGCTATGCCGTCAACGGTTAGATTTGCAGATTGGAAGCCATTGTGGACGAAACCAAGAGTTTCATCTCCTGCTGCGAAGGTGAGTATGAGAAAGAGAAGAATGGCGAGTTTGAAGAACATGTGTAGGTTGTTCCCCATTGACGCGTTCACTCTGTAAATGGGCTCGGGAGAGTTATAATAATCTAAATTTAGGATTTGCGGGGACATGAATACATATGTCCTGTTTTCAACCTACCTTGTTCTTATGTCTgtccttttatattattatacctgtttaaaatattaagatattcttataattttagattatttacgtttttttaatttatttatatttcttattgTGCATATTTAGGACTTAAGATAGTTAACTTATGCGATTTGTAGTATTTTAAATAGTAGGTTGATTTTGGTTTAAGTTAATTTagttgtttaatattgttatgtTGTATTTAAAGGTACATAGAGAGAATTTCTTTCCACAGGTATGGGGAtagagagaagattttttttcacaaataagagaggagaaaaaaagttttttctacTAGTAAGAAACAAAAAATCCTTATCATCCCTCCTCATTGCCATCCCTAACATGAACACAAGCCCGGAACATTAAGTGTGTAGGTGTAACTTGCTTTTGTCTTTTCATTGTTTTGTATCCGTGGGCTTCTTCCTATGCTGAAGCAGAATTTTCAGCCTCAGGGTCAAGGAAAATCTTTGAACGATAGAAAAGGAAAAGCTGGTGCTTGAAGAAACTCGGTTGGTcgcttaaaaataatttttatttgaccaTTTTGTGCTTAGTTGCTCAGATAAAATTGTTTGATGtatactataatttaattaaaggtTTCGTATTATTAACAACAACTCCATGCATGTATGCTTTGAATCTAACTAATACAGGCAACGGTGGAATTGAGCCATTTTAGGGCAGGCCCAGACCCAcccttaattcaaatatttttttgaaaagttcaaTGAAGACCCACGCTTACTTGTTTCGTTAGGCCCACCCTCATGTAGTATTTAATTTGGtacaacaaattatataatgtcATGTTGTAGCTTCAATGCTGGACAATCAATGACTAACAAAATGCTAGGGTAGAGTATGTACACAAATTACCGAAGAGGTGCATGAGAAGAGGAGAAGAGTTTGCCAGGTTTTATTAAAGCCTCTTTGTCTATATTAGAATGAAATTTATCTAATActcatttttagttttttattgtgTTTCTTTCAGTGAGAAATATCGATATGTGGGCAAAGGTACGAGTTGCCCACTTTTGTAGTTAATTGCCTATGGGAAGATTTTTGATGGATAAGAAAGAAGAAACTACCATTTAACATTATCTTTGCATAGAAGGAAAGTAATTTAGACGTCATAGATTGTAGGGATGACAATGGACGGTGAGCCTCACCTATTCCCTAAATAATTTAAGTGGGATAGG
Encoded proteins:
- the LOC123201600 gene encoding L-type lectin-domain containing receptor kinase IV.1-like, which produces MGNNLHMFFKLAILLFLILTFAAGDETLGFVHNGFQSANLTVDGIAEFTSNGLLRLTNDTKQQSGHAFYPNPITFKQSSTNAAAFSFSTTFVFGIISGEYPTLNGHGIAFVIAPTRGLPGARPSQFLGLFNETNTGNASNHVFAVELDTIQSSEFFDINDNHVGIDINGLKSANSSAAGYYEDRSGQFKNLTLISGQPMQVWVEYNGDQKQIDVTLAPFNSGKPSTPLLSLSYDLSPILNNAMYVGFSSSTGSVLTNHYILGWSFKMNGQAEALALSQLPKLPRIGPKRRSKFLTIGLPVILSSLIVAAVSGIVYVIRRKRKFAEVLEEWELEYGPQRFKYRDLYIATKGFKDKELLGSGGFGRVYRGVLRSSKLEIAVKRISHESRQGMREFIAEIISIGRLRHRNLVQLLGYCRRKGELLLVYDYMPNGSLDKYLYDQPEVTLNWRQRFRVIKGVALGLFYLHEEWEQVVIHRDVKASNVLLDGELNGRLGDFGLARLYDHGTDPRTTRVAGTLGYLAPEHTRTGKATKSTDVFSFGAFLLEVACGRRPIEPRAEPGDDEILVDWVLGFWCKGEILEARDPNLGSDYVEDEVEMVLKLGLLCSHSEPTSRPSMRQVVQYLEKDAPLPELSSLGISANGLTFTYREGFADFAMSYPSSMGLTGSSSVAESLLSGGR